The sequence below is a genomic window from Acetivibrio clariflavus DSM 19732.
TATAAATGCCTCCGGGGCGCTTTTAGAGTATCTTGAACAGACTCAAAAGGTAAATCTTAATCATATTCAGAGTTTTAACAAATACAAAATTGAAGAATATATGATTTTGGATGCGGCAACAAGAAGAAATCTTGAGCTTACCGAGACCATGAGGGAAAAGAACAGAAAGGGTTCTTTGCTGTGGGTTTTGGACAGGACAATGACCTCCATGGGAGGAAGAACCCTAAGAAAATGGATAGAACAGCCCCTTATCAATATTTATGATATAAGGGACAGACTTAATGCCGTCAGGGAATTTAAGGACAAGTTCATGGTCAGGATGGAGGTAAGGGAACTTTTAAAAAGGGTTTACGATATAGAAAGGCTTATGGGTAAGATCGTGCTGGGCAGTGCCAATTGCCGGGATCTTATCTCATTGAAGAACTCCTTAGGACAGATACCTTATATAAAATCTCTTTTAAAAGATCTTAATGAAAGTCTGAACAGGGAATGTGACCGTGACATCGATTCCCTCGATGATGTTTATGAAATTATCGATAGGGCGATATGTGATGACCCTCCTGTGTCTGTAAAAGAGGGAGGAATTATTAAAGAAGGCTATAATAAAGAAGTTGACGAGCTAAGAAGGGCATCGGTTGACGGAAAGAGCTGGCTTGTTGAACTTGAAAATCGAGAACGTGAAAAAACAGGAATAAAGAATTTAAAAGTAGGATTTAATAAAGTATTCGGCTATTATATTGAAGTAACAAAGTCCTATTTTTCCCTCGTTCCACCCAATTATATAAGAAAGCAGACTTTGGCTAATTGTGAAAGATACATAACTGAAGAGCTTAAGGAAATTGAGGAAAAGGTTTTGGGTGCGGAGGACAGGCTTGTTGAACTTGAATACCAGCTATTTGTTGAGGTTAGAAGCAAAGTGGCCTCTGAGATAAACAGGATTAAAAGAACAGCAAAAGCTTTGGCACAAATTGATGTGATATGTTCATTGGCAGAGGTGGCTGACCGCGAATCCTATACCATGCCGGAAGTGAACAATGAAGATGTGATTCATATAATTGACGGAAGACATCCGGTTGTAGAAAAGGTGATTGACCAGGGTGCCTTTGTACCTAATGATACATATCTCGATATGGCTGAAAATCAAATTGCCATAATAACGGGACCAAATATGGCCGGTAAATCCACCTATATGCGCCAGGTTGCTTTAATTGTGCTGATGGCCCAAATAGGAAGTTTTGTACCTGCAAAAAGTGCGGTTATTGGAATTGCCGACAGGATATTTACCAGGGTAGGGGCTTCTGACGATCTTGCTGCCGGTCAGAGTACGTTTATGGTGGAAATGAGTGAAGTTGCAAATATTTTAAACAATGCCACTTCAAAAAGTCTTTTGATATTGGATGAAATCGGAAGAGGAACCAGTACCTATGACGGCCTTAGCATAGCCTGGTCTGTTATAGAACACATCAGTGACAAGAAAAAAATAGGTGCAAGAACCCTATTTGCTACTCACTATCATGAACTCACCGAACTTGAAGGTTCTATAGACGGTGTTAAAAATTACTGTATATCGGTTGAAGAAAAAGGCGAGGATATAATATTTTTACGGAAAATAATCCGAGGCGGTGCCGATAACAGCTATGGCGTACAGGTTGCAAGACTGGCTGGTGTTCCGGCACCGGTGATAAACAGGGCAAAGGAAATTTTAAAGGAACTTGA
It includes:
- the mutS gene encoding DNA mismatch repair protein MutS, which gives rise to MATLTPMMQQYMDIKKQYEDCILFFRLGDFYEMFFTDAEIASKELEITLTGKDCGLEERAPMCGVPFHSADSYICKLINKGYKVAICEQVEDPATAKGIVKRDVIRIVTPGTVTDSAMLDDKKNNYLMSLYKYKNFFGIAFVDITTGDFTSTSIIIGNTIGKLMDEIARFSPSEIVANGEFLKDENLVKAVKTRFNTYISTIEDKYFEIGYAMDKFKSYFSDHEICENEFDIYINASGALLEYLEQTQKVNLNHIQSFNKYKIEEYMILDAATRRNLELTETMREKNRKGSLLWVLDRTMTSMGGRTLRKWIEQPLINIYDIRDRLNAVREFKDKFMVRMEVRELLKRVYDIERLMGKIVLGSANCRDLISLKNSLGQIPYIKSLLKDLNESLNRECDRDIDSLDDVYEIIDRAICDDPPVSVKEGGIIKEGYNKEVDELRRASVDGKSWLVELENREREKTGIKNLKVGFNKVFGYYIEVTKSYFSLVPPNYIRKQTLANCERYITEELKEIEEKVLGAEDRLVELEYQLFVEVRSKVASEINRIKRTAKALAQIDVICSLAEVADRESYTMPEVNNEDVIHIIDGRHPVVEKVIDQGAFVPNDTYLDMAENQIAIITGPNMAGKSTYMRQVALIVLMAQIGSFVPAKSAVIGIADRIFTRVGASDDLAAGQSTFMVEMSEVANILNNATSKSLLILDEIGRGTSTYDGLSIAWSVIEHISDKKKIGARTLFATHYHELTELEGSIDGVKNYCISVEEKGEDIIFLRKIIRGGADNSYGVQVARLAGVPAPVINRAKEILKELEESDINKRDARFKRAMKPIEGQIDVFSFNAQQRSYDEVLKELRSIDVTTLTPLDALNILYNLQKKVNT